The Luteimonas sp. YGD11-2 genome has a window encoding:
- the clpP gene encoding ATP-dependent Clp endopeptidase proteolytic subunit ClpP yields MNQVTKALNLVPMVVEQTSRGERAYDIYSRLLKERIIFLVGPIDDHVANVVVAQMLFLEAENPEKDISLYINSPGGVVTAGLAIYDTMQFIKPDVSTMCIGQAASAGSMLLMAGAKGKRYALPNSRVMIHQPSGGAQGQATDIEIHAREILYLRQRLNQLYADHTGQPIEQIERDMERDRFLSAEGAKEYGMIDEVLQRRPDESIQPS; encoded by the coding sequence GTGAACCAAGTGACCAAAGCCCTCAACCTGGTGCCGATGGTGGTCGAGCAGACCAGCCGCGGCGAGCGCGCCTACGACATCTATTCGCGCCTGCTCAAGGAGCGGATCATCTTCCTCGTCGGCCCGATCGACGACCACGTCGCCAACGTGGTGGTGGCGCAGATGCTGTTCCTCGAGGCCGAGAATCCCGAGAAGGACATCAGCCTGTACATCAACTCCCCCGGTGGCGTGGTCACGGCCGGCTTGGCCATCTACGACACCATGCAGTTCATCAAGCCCGACGTCAGCACCATGTGCATCGGCCAGGCGGCCAGTGCCGGTTCGATGCTGCTGATGGCCGGTGCCAAGGGCAAGCGCTACGCACTGCCGAACTCGCGCGTCATGATCCACCAGCCGTCCGGCGGCGCGCAGGGCCAGGCCACCGACATCGAGATCCACGCACGCGAGATCCTCTATCTGCGCCAGCGCCTCAACCAGCTGTATGCCGACCACACCGGCCAGCCGATCGAGCAGATCGAGCGCGACATGGAGCGTGACCGCTTCCTGAGCGCCGAGGGCGCGAAGGAGTACGGCATGATCGACGAAGTGCTCCAGCGTCGTCCCGACGAGTCGATCCAGCCGTCCTGA
- the tig gene encoding trigger factor — MQVSVESVGNLERRMTFRLPAENLESNVGGRLREIARTTRIKGFRPGKVPAKVIEQRFGQQVRAEVLDRMLREGFDQAVRDNELRIAGQPRIEPQSEGGDEFAYVATFEVVPDFGDLDMSRLNVVRHTAEVTDEDIERMIENLRLQRRSWTVVTRPAQSGDAVDLKTWSQVGEDRMPAEGSEDGTAVLGGGGMLPELEAALEGMSAGDEKTVDVEFPADWRVPQLAGQKAQVHLSVQRVSEPVLPEVDAAFIRSFGVKAGTEEAFRTEIRTNLERELKGALMNRLRREVGEQLTTTWADVELPPKLVESEARAMVAQTVEQARRQGRNVGEVPADAHQGYMEAARKRVLMGLLVGEVARINKLQLDPKRLNETLRLIASTYEEPEQVIELYRNDPQLMSGLQNRVMEEQVIDWIAERAQHTEQKIGFQDAISQQA, encoded by the coding sequence ATGCAAGTTTCGGTCGAGTCCGTTGGCAACCTCGAGCGTCGGATGACCTTCCGGCTCCCGGCAGAGAACCTTGAAAGCAACGTCGGTGGGCGCCTGCGCGAGATCGCGCGCACGACCCGCATCAAGGGTTTCCGCCCTGGCAAGGTGCCGGCCAAGGTCATCGAGCAGCGCTTCGGCCAGCAGGTCCGCGCCGAGGTGCTCGACCGCATGCTGCGCGAGGGCTTCGACCAGGCGGTGCGTGACAACGAACTGCGCATTGCCGGCCAACCGCGCATCGAGCCGCAGTCCGAGGGTGGTGACGAGTTCGCGTACGTCGCGACCTTCGAGGTGGTGCCGGACTTCGGCGACCTCGACATGTCGCGCCTCAACGTCGTGCGCCACACCGCCGAGGTCACCGACGAGGACATCGAGCGGATGATCGAGAACCTGCGCCTGCAGCGCCGCAGCTGGACGGTGGTCACGCGTCCGGCCCAGTCCGGCGATGCGGTCGACCTCAAGACCTGGTCGCAGGTCGGCGAGGACCGCATGCCCGCCGAAGGCAGCGAGGACGGTACCGCCGTGCTCGGTGGTGGCGGCATGCTGCCGGAACTCGAGGCCGCGCTGGAAGGCATGTCGGCAGGTGACGAGAAGACCGTGGACGTCGAGTTCCCGGCCGACTGGCGCGTGCCGCAGCTGGCCGGGCAGAAGGCGCAGGTGCACCTGTCGGTGCAGCGCGTCTCCGAGCCGGTGCTGCCGGAGGTCGACGCGGCGTTCATCCGCAGCTTCGGCGTCAAGGCCGGCACCGAGGAGGCCTTCCGCACCGAGATCCGCACCAACCTCGAGCGCGAGCTCAAGGGTGCGCTGATGAACCGGCTGCGCCGCGAGGTGGGCGAGCAGCTCACCACGACCTGGGCTGACGTCGAACTGCCGCCGAAGCTGGTCGAGAGCGAGGCACGTGCGATGGTCGCGCAGACCGTCGAGCAGGCACGTCGCCAGGGTCGCAACGTGGGCGAGGTCCCGGCCGATGCCCACCAGGGCTACATGGAGGCGGCGCGCAAGCGCGTGCTGATGGGCCTGCTGGTCGGCGAGGTGGCGCGCATCAACAAGCTGCAGCTCGACCCCAAGCGCCTGAACGAGACCCTGCGCCTGATCGCCTCGACCTACGAGGAGCCGGAGCAGGTCATTGAGTTGTACCGCAACGACCCCCAGCTGATGTCGGGACTGCAGAACCGGGTGATGGAGGAGCAGGTGATCGACTGGATCGCCGAGCGCGCCCAGCACACCGAGCAGAAGATCGGCTTCCAGGACGCGATCTCGCAGCAGGCCTGA
- a CDS encoding Bax inhibitor-1/YccA family protein encodes MRSANPALKESTFLDLGSGTVVSRDGDTMTINGTVNKTGFLLLLTVLTAAFAWSQAVGADGQPAPGFGIYAWGGAIGGFVIAMVTIFKKTWAPVTAPLYALVEGFFLGAISALFNAYYEGIVMQAVLLTFGTLFAMLFAYRSGLVRATENFRLGVVAATGGIALVYLATIVLGFFGIQIPMIHESGIVGIGFSLFVVVIAALNLVLDFDFIESGAEQGAPKYMEWYGAFGLMVTLVWLYVEFLRLLAKLQGRD; translated from the coding sequence ATGCGCAGCGCCAATCCCGCCCTGAAGGAGTCGACCTTCCTCGACCTCGGCAGCGGCACCGTCGTCTCGCGCGACGGCGACACGATGACCATCAATGGCACGGTCAACAAGACCGGCTTCCTGCTGCTGTTGACGGTACTGACCGCCGCCTTCGCCTGGAGCCAGGCTGTCGGCGCCGATGGCCAGCCCGCACCCGGCTTCGGCATCTACGCCTGGGGTGGCGCCATCGGCGGTTTCGTCATCGCCATGGTGACCATCTTCAAGAAGACCTGGGCACCGGTGACGGCCCCGCTCTACGCGCTGGTGGAAGGCTTCTTCCTCGGCGCGATCTCGGCGCTGTTCAACGCCTACTACGAAGGCATCGTGATGCAGGCGGTGCTGCTGACCTTCGGCACCCTGTTCGCGATGCTGTTCGCCTACCGCAGCGGTCTGGTGCGCGCCACCGAGAACTTCCGGCTCGGCGTGGTCGCCGCGACCGGCGGGATCGCGCTGGTGTACCTGGCGACGATCGTGCTGGGCTTCTTCGGCATCCAGATCCCGATGATCCACGAGTCGGGCATCGTCGGCATCGGCTTCAGCCTGTTCGTGGTGGTGATCGCGGCACTGAACCTGGTGCTGGACTTCGACTTCATCGAAAGCGGCGCCGAGCAGGGTGCGCCGAAGTACATGGAGTGGTACGGCGCATTCGGCCTGATGGTGACGCTGGTGTGGCTGTATGTGGAATTCCTGCGCCTGCTTGCGAAGCTGCAGGGTCGCGACTGA
- a CDS encoding Na+/H+ antiporter NhaC family protein, with protein MTPTVQDAPEAPVQPSALALSPLLLFLALFFGAGLYFTAQGEAMGFYQLRAPVAILPALALAAWLAWRAGQRPAAILLRGMGDPNIVLMCLIFLLAGAFAHVSSAIGAVDAVVALGIGALPAALLLPGLFVLAAFISLAIGTSMGTIAAVVPIAIGVADAAGLDRALVVGTVIGGAMCGDNLSIISDTTIASTRTQGAQMRDKFRENIRIALPAALATIALLLVLGESAPVESIEGASPWLALPYVLVLVLALCGLDVLLVLGTGLVLAGGFGLVLGDGYDLVQLAGDVWIGFEGMTEILLLSLLIGGLGALMQAGGGLEWLARAIARFARGRSGKRPGELSIAALSATADVFTANNTVAILVSGSVARDIAVRHGISPRRSASVLDIFACVAQGVIPYGAQILLAASLAAVSPLALAGSVYYCWILAAVALGFILWPSRRQRAPQRAGQPRG; from the coding sequence ATGACGCCAACCGTGCAGGACGCCCCCGAGGCGCCCGTCCAGCCCAGTGCGCTGGCCTTGAGCCCGCTGCTGCTGTTTCTCGCGTTGTTCTTCGGGGCGGGGCTGTACTTCACCGCGCAGGGCGAAGCGATGGGCTTCTACCAGCTGCGCGCGCCGGTCGCGATCCTGCCCGCCCTGGCCCTGGCCGCATGGCTCGCCTGGCGCGCGGGCCAGCGGCCGGCCGCGATCCTGCTGCGCGGCATGGGCGATCCCAACATCGTGCTGATGTGCCTGATCTTCCTGCTCGCCGGCGCGTTCGCCCATGTCTCGAGCGCGATCGGGGCGGTCGATGCGGTGGTGGCGCTGGGCATCGGCGCGCTGCCGGCGGCGCTGCTGCTGCCCGGGCTGTTCGTGCTTGCCGCCTTCATCTCGCTGGCCATCGGCACCTCGATGGGCACGATCGCCGCGGTGGTGCCGATCGCGATCGGCGTGGCGGATGCCGCCGGCCTCGACCGCGCGCTGGTGGTCGGTACGGTGATCGGCGGTGCGATGTGCGGCGACAACCTGTCGATCATCTCCGACACCACCATCGCCTCCACCCGCACCCAGGGTGCGCAGATGCGCGACAAGTTCCGCGAGAACATCAGGATCGCGCTGCCGGCGGCATTGGCGACGATCGCGTTGCTGCTGGTGCTGGGCGAGTCGGCCCCGGTGGAATCCATCGAGGGCGCGTCGCCCTGGCTGGCGCTGCCCTATGTGCTGGTACTGGTGCTGGCGCTGTGTGGGCTCGACGTGCTGCTGGTGCTGGGCACCGGGCTGGTGCTGGCTGGCGGGTTCGGCCTCGTGCTGGGCGACGGCTACGATCTGGTGCAACTGGCCGGGGATGTGTGGATCGGTTTCGAGGGAATGACCGAGATCCTGCTGCTGTCGCTGCTGATCGGCGGGCTCGGCGCGCTGATGCAGGCGGGCGGCGGGCTGGAATGGCTGGCGCGCGCGATCGCGCGCTTCGCCCGCGGGCGAAGTGGCAAGCGCCCCGGCGAACTCAGCATCGCCGCGCTGTCGGCCACCGCCGACGTGTTCACCGCCAACAACACGGTAGCGATCCTGGTCAGCGGCAGCGTCGCACGCGACATCGCCGTGCGCCATGGCATCAGTCCGCGCCGGTCCGCGAGCGTGCTCGACATCTTCGCCTGCGTGGCACAGGGGGTGATCCCGTACGGCGCGCAGATCCTGCTGGCGGCGTCGCTGGCCGCGGTGTCGCCACTCGCCCTGGCCGGCAGCGTGTACTACTGCTGGATCCTCGCGGCGGTGGCCTTGGGTTTCATCCTGTGGCCCTCCCGCCGGCAACGCGCACCGCAGCGGGCGGGGCAGCCGCGCGGTTGA
- a CDS encoding isocitrate dehydrogenase produces the protein MTQTITVIRGDGIGPEIMDATLHVLDAMNLGLRYEDADAGLVALEKHGELLPAATLESIQRNRIALKSPLATPVGGGFSSINVELRRKFDLYANVRPATTFPNTRSRFTDGVDLITIRENTEGSYISEGQEVSADGETAVSITRITRKGSDRIVRYAFELARKTGRRKVTIVHKANILKSTSGLFLKVAREVAAEYPDIEANEMIVDNCCMQLVMRPEQFDIIVTTNLFGDIISDLCAGLVGGLGLAPGANIGAEAAIFEAVHGTAPDIAGQGKANPCALLLGAAQMLDHLGKPEEATRLRNAIVATLAAGDSLTPDLGGSGNTMAFARAIAGRL, from the coding sequence ATGACCCAGACGATCACGGTCATCCGCGGCGACGGTATCGGCCCGGAGATCATGGATGCCACGCTCCACGTCCTCGACGCGATGAACCTCGGCCTGCGCTATGAAGACGCCGATGCCGGCCTCGTCGCGCTGGAAAAGCACGGCGAACTGCTGCCGGCCGCCACGCTCGAGTCCATCCAGCGCAACCGCATCGCGCTCAAGAGCCCGCTGGCCACCCCGGTCGGCGGTGGCTTCAGCTCGATCAACGTCGAGCTGCGGCGCAAGTTCGACCTCTACGCCAACGTGCGCCCGGCGACGACCTTCCCGAATACCCGCTCGCGCTTCACCGACGGCGTCGACCTGATCACCATCCGCGAGAACACCGAAGGCTCGTACATCAGCGAAGGCCAGGAAGTGTCGGCCGATGGCGAGACCGCGGTGTCGATCACCCGCATCACCCGCAAGGGCTCGGACCGCATCGTGCGCTACGCCTTCGAGCTGGCGCGCAAGACCGGCCGCAGGAAGGTCACGATCGTCCACAAGGCCAACATCCTCAAGAGCACCTCGGGCCTGTTCCTGAAGGTTGCCCGCGAGGTGGCGGCGGAATATCCCGACATCGAGGCCAACGAGATGATCGTGGACAACTGCTGCATGCAGCTGGTGATGCGCCCCGAGCAGTTCGACATCATCGTGACCACCAACCTGTTCGGCGACATCATTTCCGACCTCTGCGCCGGTCTGGTCGGCGGCCTCGGCCTGGCGCCGGGCGCCAACATCGGTGCCGAAGCGGCGATCTTCGAGGCGGTGCACGGCACCGCGCCGGACATCGCCGGGCAGGGCAAGGCCAACCCCTGCGCGCTGCTGCTGGGCGCGGCGCAGATGCTCGACCACCTCGGCAAGCCGGAGGAGGCCACGCGCCTTCGCAATGCCATCGTCGCCACGCTCGCCGCCGGCGATTCGCTGACCCCCGACCTCGGCGGCAGCGGCAATACCATGGCGTTTGCCCGGGCGATTGCCGGTCGGCTCTGA
- a CDS encoding carboxymuconolactone decarboxylase family protein, translating into MNERILAEPNQVVRRFFALDTQTYQAGALDVKTKELLGLVASLVLRCDDCISYHVAQCREAGVSRDEMFETFSVGLVVGGSIVIPHLRRAVDFLDQLEQGDAAAPAAHDHG; encoded by the coding sequence ATGAACGAGCGCATCCTCGCCGAGCCCAACCAGGTGGTGCGGCGGTTCTTCGCGCTCGACACCCAGACCTACCAGGCCGGCGCGCTCGACGTGAAGACCAAGGAACTGCTGGGGCTGGTGGCCTCGCTGGTCCTGCGCTGCGACGACTGCATCAGCTACCACGTGGCGCAGTGCCGCGAGGCGGGTGTCTCGCGCGACGAGATGTTCGAGACCTTCTCGGTGGGGCTGGTGGTGGGGGGCTCGATCGTGATCCCGCACCTGCGCCGCGCGGTCGACTTCCTCGACCAGCTTGAACAGGGCGACGCCGCCGCGCCAGCCGCCCACGACCACGGCTGA
- the grxC gene encoding glutaredoxin 3, producing the protein MSSPEITLYTSAMCGYCVAAKTFLKSKGLEWTEVRIDLDADARQRMVETTRRTSVPQIFIGQTHVGGYDDMMALHRAGKLEPLLAGDAS; encoded by the coding sequence GTGAGTTCGCCCGAGATCACCCTCTACACCAGCGCGATGTGCGGTTACTGCGTGGCCGCCAAGACCTTTCTCAAGAGCAAGGGGCTCGAGTGGACGGAAGTCCGCATCGACCTGGATGCGGATGCGCGCCAGCGCATGGTGGAGACCACGCGCCGCACCAGCGTGCCGCAGATCTTCATCGGCCAGACCCATGTCGGCGGCTACGACGACATGATGGCGCTGCACCGTGCCGGCAAGCTGGAGCCGCTGCTGGCCGGTGACGCGTCGTGA
- a CDS encoding M48 family metalloprotease: protein MRNVLTAALLVLGLSVSHGAAQERLPDIGSSAGTVLSPAQQAEYGQMLLAQLRHYDMVLEDPLVNDWLRGTGARLASASDQPQQSFTFFVMRDRSVNAFATLGGHIGLNVGLVLAAQTEDEVAAVLAHEVAHVTQNHVLRGAERAQRDSVPILLAMLGAIAVAAGSNSDSSGEAAMAALAGAQGWAIQRQIDYTRSNESEADRLGIRTLARAGYDVSGMASMFERMQAMSRTNQGGDRERLPDYLRTHPVTTTRISEARQRAEQIARESGAIVGTATTPEGRRTERIIAGSPLGNVGTGTRNPLLPASLRLPAGAAAPGGGDPVVFGWTRERMRVLSAETPAAAIREYEAMRRNGLLADDQRYGLALARLLSGDYAVAATRFAELLEEYPGDLWLGVSLAEAEVRSGRVVEGDRRFDALLERMPNHRATVLTYAGLLAERNTPAAGRRAQELLRPLLRSAADDPTFQRTFARVSEIAGDPVRAGEAHAEAAFLGGRAEQALVQLNTLKKRDDLDYYARARIDARIAAITPTVLELRRQGVRDEDLRRR, encoded by the coding sequence ATGCGCAATGTCCTGACTGCCGCCCTCCTCGTCCTTGGTCTTTCCGTCTCCCACGGCGCCGCGCAGGAGCGCCTGCCGGATATCGGGTCGTCCGCCGGCACGGTGCTGAGCCCGGCGCAGCAGGCCGAGTACGGACAGATGCTGCTGGCGCAGCTGCGCCACTACGACATGGTGCTCGAGGATCCGCTGGTCAACGACTGGCTGCGCGGCACCGGCGCGCGGCTGGCCTCGGCCAGCGACCAGCCGCAACAGTCGTTCACCTTCTTCGTGATGCGCGACCGCTCGGTCAACGCATTCGCCACCCTGGGCGGGCATATCGGCCTCAACGTCGGGCTGGTGCTGGCCGCGCAGACGGAGGACGAAGTGGCGGCGGTGCTCGCCCACGAGGTCGCCCACGTCACCCAGAACCACGTGCTGCGTGGCGCGGAACGTGCGCAGCGCGACAGCGTGCCGATCCTGCTGGCGATGCTGGGTGCGATCGCCGTCGCCGCGGGCTCCAACAGCGACAGCTCCGGCGAGGCGGCGATGGCGGCACTGGCGGGTGCGCAGGGCTGGGCGATCCAGCGCCAGATCGACTACACCCGCTCCAACGAGTCCGAGGCCGACCGGCTGGGCATCCGCACGCTGGCGCGCGCCGGCTATGACGTCTCCGGCATGGCCAGCATGTTCGAACGCATGCAGGCGATGTCACGCACCAACCAGGGCGGCGACCGCGAACGCCTGCCCGACTACCTGCGCACCCACCCGGTCACCACCACCCGCATCAGCGAAGCCCGCCAGCGCGCGGAGCAGATCGCACGCGAGTCCGGGGCGATCGTCGGCACCGCGACCACGCCGGAGGGCAGGCGCACCGAACGCATCATTGCCGGCAGCCCGCTCGGCAACGTCGGCACCGGCACCCGCAACCCGCTGCTGCCGGCCTCGCTCAGGCTTCCCGCGGGCGCCGCGGCCCCGGGCGGTGGCGACCCGGTGGTGTTCGGCTGGACGCGCGAGCGCATGCGCGTGCTCAGCGCGGAAACCCCTGCCGCGGCGATCCGCGAGTACGAGGCGATGCGCCGCAACGGGCTCCTGGCCGACGACCAGCGTTACGGCCTCGCATTGGCGCGGCTGCTCAGCGGCGACTACGCGGTGGCGGCCACGCGCTTCGCGGAACTCCTCGAGGAATATCCCGGCGACCTCTGGCTGGGGGTCTCGCTGGCCGAGGCCGAGGTGCGCTCCGGGCGCGTGGTCGAAGGCGACCGCCGCTTCGACGCGCTGCTCGAACGCATGCCCAACCATCGCGCCACGGTGCTGACCTATGCCGGGCTGCTCGCCGAGCGCAACACCCCCGCCGCCGGCCGGCGCGCGCAGGAGCTGCTGCGCCCGTTGCTGCGCAGCGCCGCCGACGACCCGACCTTCCAGCGCACCTTCGCCCGCGTCAGCGAGATCGCCGGCGACCCGGTGCGCGCCGGCGAGGCCCATGCGGAAGCCGCATTCCTCGGTGGCCGCGCCGAGCAGGCACTGGTGCAGCTCAACACGCTGAAGAAGCGCGACGACCTCGACTACTACGCGCGCGCCCGTATCGATGCGCGCATCGCCGCCATCACCCCCACCGTGCTGGAACTGCGCCGCCAGGGTGTGCGCGACGAGGATCTGCGCCGCCGCTGA
- the phoB gene encoding phosphate regulon transcriptional regulator PhoB codes for MQKRILIVDDEPAIRDMVAFALRKGEFEPAHAGDAREAQSAIADRVPDLILLDWMLPGTSGLELARRWRREELTREVPIIMLTARGEENDRVGGLEAGVDDYVVKPFSARELLARIRAVMRRSRDDDEDGSVRIGRLRIDGAAHRVFAGDTAVTIGPTEYRLLHFFMTHAERVYSRAQLLDHVWGGSVYVEERTVDVHIRRLRKTLEPFELDGMVQTVRGAGYRFSASM; via the coding sequence GTGCAGAAACGCATCCTGATCGTCGACGACGAACCCGCCATCCGCGACATGGTGGCCTTCGCCCTGCGCAAGGGCGAGTTCGAACCGGCCCATGCGGGCGACGCCCGCGAGGCGCAGAGCGCCATCGCCGACCGCGTGCCCGACCTGATCCTGCTGGACTGGATGCTGCCGGGCACCAGCGGGCTGGAACTCGCCCGCCGCTGGCGCCGCGAGGAGCTCACCCGCGAGGTGCCGATCATCATGCTCACCGCCCGTGGCGAGGAGAACGACCGCGTCGGCGGGCTGGAGGCCGGCGTCGACGACTACGTGGTCAAGCCGTTCTCCGCCCGCGAGCTGCTGGCACGTATCCGCGCGGTGATGCGCCGCTCCCGCGACGACGACGAGGATGGCAGCGTGCGGATCGGCAGGCTGCGCATCGACGGCGCCGCCCACCGGGTCTTTGCCGGCGACACCGCGGTCACCATCGGCCCCACCGAGTACCGGCTGCTGCACTTCTTCATGACCCACGCCGAGCGCGTGTACTCGCGCGCACAGCTGCTCGACCATGTCTGGGGCGGCAGCGTGTACGTCGAGGAACGCACGGTGGACGTGCATATCCGCCGCCTGCGCAAGACGCTGGAACCGTTCGAACTCGACGGCATGGTGCAGACCGTGCGCGGTGCCGGCTACCGTTTCTCGGCATCGATGTGA
- the phoR gene encoding phosphate regulon sensor histidine kinase PhoR: MPPRLAAGWGRTLGRQGLVLATALAIGLLAGHPWAALALAALGIAAWQQLRLRRLLLRLQSRRHLPAAQGAGAWNELDRLLHQYQDDTRNRKRRLVEMLRAYRAAAAALPDAVVVLERNSQRVQWFNEAATGLLGLQYPGDLDAPVGERLQPLPIARWLASGRHAEPLLDAPSPMDADVRLSLRLIPYSENLWLLVARDVSKLMRLEQVRRDFVANVSHELRTPLTVIHGYLDMLEPDEQPDWAPILAEMRAQSQRMTQLVEDLLTLSRLEAQDTVSDENVPMVSLLATLRREAEALGKGRHTIRVEDHAGVDLWGSIKELHSAFSNLVSNAVRYTPAGGRIDIELSRSEDGGAVLSVRDSGYGIPAAHLPRLTERFYRVSTSRSRELGGTGLGLAIVKHVLQLHQARLEVQSEVGRGSVFACHFPPDRVHSSRDPFNDGAPREQARIPADRAR, from the coding sequence ATGCCACCGCGACTTGCCGCCGGCTGGGGCCGTACGCTGGGCCGCCAGGGACTGGTCCTTGCGACCGCCCTGGCCATCGGCCTGCTGGCAGGCCACCCCTGGGCCGCGCTGGCGCTGGCCGCACTCGGCATCGCGGCCTGGCAGCAGCTGCGCCTGCGTCGCCTGCTGCTGCGCCTGCAGTCGCGGCGGCACCTGCCCGCCGCACAGGGCGCCGGGGCGTGGAACGAACTCGACCGCCTGCTGCACCAGTACCAGGACGACACCCGCAACCGCAAACGCCGGCTGGTGGAGATGCTGCGCGCCTACCGCGCCGCCGCGGCCGCGCTGCCCGACGCGGTGGTGGTGCTGGAGCGCAACAGCCAGCGCGTGCAGTGGTTCAACGAGGCGGCCACCGGCCTGCTGGGCCTGCAGTACCCGGGTGACCTCGACGCGCCGGTCGGCGAGCGCCTGCAGCCGCTGCCCATCGCCCGCTGGCTGGCCAGTGGCCGCCATGCCGAACCACTGCTGGATGCGCCCTCGCCGATGGATGCCGATGTGCGCCTGAGCCTGCGGCTGATCCCGTACTCGGAGAACCTGTGGCTGCTGGTGGCGCGCGACGTCAGCAAGCTGATGCGGCTCGAGCAGGTACGCCGCGACTTCGTCGCCAACGTGTCGCACGAGCTGCGCACCCCGCTGACGGTGATCCACGGCTATCTCGACATGCTCGAACCCGACGAACAGCCCGACTGGGCGCCGATCCTGGCCGAGATGCGTGCGCAGTCGCAGCGCATGACCCAGCTGGTGGAAGACCTGCTGACCCTGTCGCGGCTCGAGGCGCAGGACACCGTGAGCGACGAGAACGTGCCGATGGTTTCGCTGCTGGCCACGCTGCGGCGCGAGGCCGAGGCGCTGGGCAAGGGCCGCCACACGATCCGTGTCGAGGACCATGCGGGCGTCGACCTGTGGGGCTCGATCAAGGAACTGCACAGCGCGTTCTCCAACCTGGTGTCCAACGCGGTGCGCTACACCCCGGCCGGCGGCCGCATCGACATCGAACTTTCCCGCAGCGAGGACGGCGGCGCGGTACTGTCGGTACGCGACAGTGGCTACGGCATCCCCGCCGCGCACCTGCCGCGGCTTACCGAACGCTTCTACCGGGTGTCGACCAGCCGCTCGCGCGAACTCGGCGGCACCGGCCTCGGGCTTGCCATCGTCAAGCACGTGCTGCAGCTGCACCAGGCACGTCTCGAGGTCCAGAGCGAGGTCGGGCGCGGCAGCGTCTTCGCCTGCCATTTCCCCCCTGACCGCGTACATTCGTCGCGAGATCCCTTCAACGATGGAGCCCCGCGTGAACAAGCGCGCATCCCGGCCGACCGCGCACGCTGA